In Synechococcus sp. A18-25c, a single window of DNA contains:
- a CDS encoding iron uptake porin, whose amino-acid sequence MKFFKQLLVAPAALGLLAPMAAGATEVNVAGVADYASTGEQVTSINQFSDVYPTDWAYQALSNLIERYGCVAGYPDGSYRGNRAMTRFEAAALLNACLDRVTEVTDEVKRLMKEFEKELVILKGRVDGLEARVGELEATQFSTTTKLKGKVDFVMGGVSYTGEDYDLGEGPAYQGQDAFTFNYRTTLNLNTSFTGKDLLYTRLRAGNFGKGAFSGKGYTGNQTQLDVAKETGNTVKVDKLWYQFPVGDDLQVFVGPLIENYYMLGAAPSVYRQILKQFKLGGYYGVYGASTAPGAGVVWRPNSRVNPFDPKFSISLNYTAKAGKDSDPQKGGIGTDNSRSKFLAQVAYGGPQWSISAAYAYIQNGATVGYGTPLGASTTVVGGGDSSFSRGFKDANALALRAWWQPQESGWIPSISAGWGLTSFNSNDYDLTEFEISPKQTSQDWMVGLGWKDAFIKGNLLGFAIGQPQFETARDSGTPDDGNYALELFYQFQVTDNISVTPAAFYVSRPFGELTGTNDTYGGTGAESFGTFGYLVKTSFKF is encoded by the coding sequence TTGAAATTTTTCAAGCAACTCCTGGTTGCTCCCGCCGCCCTGGGCCTCCTGGCTCCCATGGCTGCCGGTGCGACCGAGGTCAACGTTGCTGGTGTCGCCGACTACGCCTCTACTGGCGAGCAGGTCACCAGCATCAACCAGTTTTCTGACGTCTATCCGACAGACTGGGCTTATCAGGCCCTGAGCAACCTGATCGAGCGCTACGGCTGCGTCGCTGGCTACCCCGACGGTTCTTACCGCGGCAACCGTGCGATGACCCGCTTCGAAGCGGCCGCCCTGCTGAATGCATGTCTCGACCGCGTCACTGAAGTGACCGACGAGGTGAAGCGCCTCATGAAGGAGTTCGAGAAGGAGCTCGTCATCCTCAAGGGTCGTGTTGACGGTCTGGAAGCCCGCGTGGGCGAACTGGAAGCCACCCAGTTCTCCACCACCACGAAGCTGAAGGGCAAGGTGGACTTCGTGATGGGTGGTGTCAGCTACACCGGCGAGGATTACGACCTGGGCGAAGGTCCTGCTTATCAGGGTCAGGATGCGTTCACGTTTAATTACCGCACCACGCTGAATCTCAACACCAGCTTCACCGGAAAGGACCTCCTCTACACCCGTTTGCGCGCCGGTAATTTCGGTAAGGGTGCCTTCTCCGGTAAGGGATACACCGGCAACCAGACTCAGTTGGATGTGGCCAAGGAAACTGGCAACACCGTCAAAGTCGACAAGCTTTGGTATCAATTTCCAGTGGGAGATGACCTGCAAGTTTTTGTCGGTCCTCTGATCGAGAACTACTACATGCTTGGTGCTGCTCCGAGTGTGTATCGCCAGATTCTTAAGCAGTTCAAGCTTGGTGGTTATTACGGCGTTTATGGCGCTTCCACAGCTCCAGGTGCTGGTGTCGTCTGGAGGCCCAACAGCAGGGTCAATCCTTTCGATCCCAAGTTCAGTATTTCTCTGAACTACACCGCCAAAGCTGGCAAAGACTCCGACCCACAAAAGGGTGGCATTGGCACCGACAACTCCAGGAGTAAGTTCTTGGCGCAGGTGGCTTATGGCGGACCGCAATGGTCGATCTCTGCGGCCTATGCCTACATACAAAACGGTGCAACGGTTGGCTACGGAACCCCTCTCGGTGCTTCGACCACCGTTGTTGGAGGCGGTGACTCCTCCTTCTCTCGCGGTTTCAAAGATGCCAACGCTCTTGCCCTGCGTGCCTGGTGGCAGCCTCAGGAGTCCGGCTGGATTCCCAGCATCAGTGCCGGTTGGGGCCTGACGTCGTTCAACAGCAACGACTACGATCTGACCGAATTTGAGATCTCCCCGAAGCAAACATCGCAAGATTGGATGGTGGGTCTTGGTTGGAAGGATGCCTTCATTAAGGGCAACCTGTTGGGCTTTGCCATTGGCCAGCCTCAGTTTGAAACGGCTCGCGATAGCGGCACTCCTGATGACGGCAACTACGCCTTGGAGCTCTTCTATCAGTTCCAGGTGACAGACAACATTTCAGTCACTCCGGCCGCCTTCTATGTTTCTCGTCCATTCGGTGAATTGACCGGAACCAATGATACCTACGGTGGTACGGGTGCTGAATCTTTTGGCACCTTTGGTTATTTGGTCAAGACCTCTTTCAAATTCTGA
- the aroA gene encoding 3-phosphoshikimate 1-carboxyvinyltransferase: MPGTTEEARPLQSGGSLSGHVRVPGDKSISHRALLFGAIAEGQTTIEGLLPAEDPISTAACLRAMGVTISPINDRETITVQGVGLDGLQEPSEVLDCGNSGTTMRLMLGLLAGRDGRHFVLSGDASLRRRPMQRVGQPLSMLGAEVRGRGGGNFAPLAVAGRKLRGAIVGTPVASAQVKSALLLAALTADGSTTVIEPAHSRDHSERMLKAFGADLQVGGEMGRHITVRPGATLTGQHVVVPGDISSAAFWLVAGALVPGADLTVENVGLNPTRTGVLEVLQQMGARIEVLNQRDVAGEPVGDLRVTHGPLKPFAFGEEIMPRLVDEVPILSVAACFCDGESRITGASELRVKETDRLAVMARQLKAMGADIDEHDDGLTIRGGRPLRGASLDSETDHRVAMSLAVAALMAEGNSTLMRSDAAAVSYPTFWDDLNRLHH; encoded by the coding sequence GTGCCGGGAACCACTGAAGAGGCCCGTCCACTCCAATCTGGTGGCTCCCTCAGCGGTCACGTCAGAGTTCCTGGGGATAAATCCATTTCACACCGTGCGCTGTTGTTCGGTGCCATCGCTGAAGGACAAACCACGATCGAGGGTTTGTTGCCCGCGGAAGACCCGATCAGCACAGCGGCTTGCCTAAGAGCGATGGGGGTGACCATCAGCCCGATCAACGATCGAGAAACCATCACCGTGCAGGGGGTTGGACTGGATGGGCTCCAGGAGCCATCTGAGGTGCTCGACTGCGGAAATTCCGGCACCACTATGCGCCTGATGCTGGGTTTGCTGGCGGGCCGGGATGGCCGCCATTTCGTCCTGAGTGGCGATGCCTCCCTGCGACGGCGTCCAATGCAACGGGTCGGCCAACCACTTTCGATGCTCGGAGCCGAAGTGCGAGGTCGCGGAGGCGGAAACTTCGCCCCACTAGCGGTGGCTGGTCGCAAGCTGAGAGGGGCCATCGTCGGCACCCCTGTGGCCAGTGCGCAGGTGAAGTCAGCCCTCTTGCTAGCGGCACTGACCGCAGACGGTTCCACCACTGTGATCGAACCGGCCCATTCCAGGGACCACAGCGAAAGGATGCTGAAAGCCTTCGGAGCTGACCTCCAAGTGGGGGGTGAAATGGGGCGTCACATCACCGTTCGACCTGGCGCAACTCTGACGGGTCAGCACGTTGTGGTGCCGGGTGACATCAGCTCAGCCGCCTTCTGGCTGGTGGCAGGTGCTTTGGTGCCAGGGGCCGATCTGACGGTGGAAAACGTGGGCTTGAATCCCACCCGCACCGGTGTTCTCGAGGTGCTTCAGCAGATGGGAGCCCGGATTGAAGTGCTTAATCAGCGTGACGTCGCGGGAGAACCTGTGGGCGATCTCAGGGTCACCCATGGCCCCCTCAAGCCCTTCGCATTTGGCGAGGAGATCATGCCCCGCCTGGTGGATGAAGTGCCGATCCTGAGCGTTGCAGCGTGCTTCTGTGACGGCGAAAGTCGCATCACAGGCGCCTCCGAACTGCGGGTCAAGGAAACAGACCGACTGGCTGTGATGGCGCGACAGCTGAAAGCGATGGGTGCCGACATTGATGAACATGACGACGGCCTCACCATCCGAGGTGGCCGGCCGCTGCGTGGGGCATCTCTTGACAGCGAAACCGATCACCGCGTGGCCATGAGTCTGGCGGTGGCCGCATTGATGGCAGAAGGTAATTCAACCCTGATGCGTAGTGATGCCGCA
- a CDS encoding iron uptake porin, which yields MKLFKQLLVAPAALGLLAPMAAGATEVNVAGMADYATSASDSSLEQVTSINQFSDVFPTDWAYQALSNLIERYGCVAGYPNGTYRGARAMTRFEAAALLNACLDRVTEVTDEVKRLMKEFERELVILKGRVDGLEARVGELEATQFSTTTKLKGKTTFVIGGTTAGGDSTDANFNRRGSGGADAYNAEFGAITFNYDQRLVLDTSFSGSDRLRARLRAGNFRKGRNAFSGSGVNLAALDVATDSSVVDDNASNNVIVDRLFYKFPIGDEFTVIAGAVARNTESLAMWPSVYNKGGAKILDWTALMGTSGVYNKETGQLIGAYWKQDVEKGDAGFSVSINYVADDKNGNISNPNKGGFMTDNSEASLLAQLAYGGPQWGLALGYRYGQCDSGNGLRRGTEFSKNNKWNNDCTYNTGNFDADGDAIFDRQASSTNSFALNAYWQPEEAGLIPSISLGWAYNTVNADNLIDGSPVDTQSWMVGLKWDDVFLKGNDMGFAVGQPTFATSLEDGGTPFDGNYVFEWYYNFQVTDNIAVTPAVFYLSRPMGQYTSNLVKDGGNYDGQFNVFGALVQTTFKF from the coding sequence ATGAAACTTTTCAAGCAACTTCTGGTTGCTCCCGCCGCCCTGGGCCTTTTGGCTCCCATGGCTGCCGGTGCGACCGAAGTCAACGTCGCTGGTATGGCTGACTACGCCACCAGCGCCTCTGACAGCAGCCTCGAGCAGGTCACCAGTATCAACCAGTTTTCTGACGTCTTTCCGACGGACTGGGCTTATCAGGCCCTCAGCAACCTGATTGAGCGTTACGGCTGCGTCGCTGGCTACCCCAACGGCACCTACCGCGGCGCCCGTGCCATGACCCGCTTTGAAGCGGCCGCCCTGCTGAATGCATGTCTCGACCGCGTCACTGAAGTGACCGACGAGGTGAAGCGTTTGATGAAAGAGTTCGAGAGGGAGCTCGTCATCCTCAAGGGTCGTGTTGACGGTCTGGAAGCCCGCGTGGGCGAATTGGAAGCCACCCAGTTCTCCACCACCACGAAGCTGAAGGGCAAGACCACCTTCGTGATCGGTGGAACCACAGCGGGCGGCGACAGCACGGACGCCAACTTCAACAGGAGAGGCAGTGGCGGTGCTGACGCTTACAACGCCGAATTCGGCGCAATCACCTTCAACTACGACCAGCGTCTGGTGTTAGACACCAGCTTCTCTGGCAGTGACAGGCTGCGCGCGCGACTGCGAGCTGGCAACTTCAGAAAAGGCCGGAACGCTTTCTCTGGTTCTGGCGTGAACCTGGCTGCTCTCGACGTTGCGACTGATTCGAGTGTTGTTGACGACAACGCCAGCAACAATGTGATCGTCGACCGCTTGTTCTACAAGTTTCCAATTGGTGACGAGTTCACTGTGATCGCCGGTGCCGTTGCTCGTAACACCGAGTCACTGGCCATGTGGCCTTCGGTTTACAACAAGGGTGGTGCCAAGATTCTGGATTGGACCGCTCTGATGGGCACCAGCGGTGTTTACAACAAAGAGACGGGTCAGCTGATCGGTGCCTACTGGAAGCAGGATGTTGAGAAGGGTGATGCCGGCTTCAGTGTCAGTATCAACTACGTCGCCGACGATAAGAACGGAAATATCTCCAATCCCAACAAGGGTGGATTTATGACCGATAACTCGGAAGCCAGCTTGCTGGCTCAGCTGGCGTACGGCGGCCCTCAGTGGGGTCTTGCTCTTGGCTACCGCTACGGTCAGTGCGATAGCGGCAACGGCTTGCGTCGGGGCACGGAGTTCTCCAAAAACAACAAGTGGAACAACGACTGCACCTACAACACTGGCAACTTCGATGCTGACGGTGATGCCATCTTCGATCGCCAAGCCAGCAGCACCAATAGCTTCGCTCTGAATGCTTATTGGCAGCCTGAGGAGGCTGGCTTGATTCCTTCCATTTCGCTGGGCTGGGCCTACAACACTGTGAATGCCGACAACCTGATTGATGGCTCACCTGTTGATACTCAGAGCTGGATGGTTGGCCTCAAGTGGGACGATGTGTTCCTGAAGGGCAATGACATGGGCTTTGCTGTGGGTCAGCCCACCTTCGCAACCAGCCTTGAGGATGGCGGTACTCCCTTTGACGGTAATTACGTCTTTGAGTGGTACTACAACTTCCAGGTGACAGACAATATTGCTGTCACGCCAGCTGTGTTTTATCTGTCCCGTCCTATGGGTCAGTACACCAGCAATCTGGTGAAGGATGGTGGCAACTACGACGGTCAGTTCAATGTTTTCGGTGCTCTAGTTCAGACCACCTTTAAGTTCTGA